Proteins from one Pongo abelii isolate AG06213 chromosome 7, NHGRI_mPonAbe1-v2.0_pri, whole genome shotgun sequence genomic window:
- the PLPBP gene encoding pyridoxal phosphate homeostasis protein (The RefSeq protein has 3 substitutions compared to this genomic sequence): protein MWRAGSMSAELGVGCALRAVNERVQQAVALRPRDLPAIQPRLVAVSKTKPADMVIEAYGHGQRTFGENYVQELLEKASNPKILSLGPEIKWHFIGHLQKQNVNKLMAVPNLFVLETVDSVKLAGKVNSSWQKKGSPERLKVMVQINTSGEESKHGLPPSETIAIVEHINAKCPNLEFVGLMTIGSFGHDLSQGPNPDFQLLLSLREELCKKLNIPADQVELSMGMSVDFQHAIEVGSTNVRIGSMIFGERDYSKKPAPDKCAADVKAPLEVAQEH, encoded by the exons ATGTGGAGAGCTGGTAGCATGTCGGCCGAGCTGGGAGTCGGGTGCGCATTGCGGGCGGTGAACGAGCGCGTGCAGCAGGCTGTGGCGCTGCGGCCGCGG GATCTCCCAGCCATCCAGCCCCGGCTAGTGGCGGTCAGCAAAACCAAACCTGCAGACATGGTGATCGAGGCCTATGGACATGGGCAGCGTACTTTTGGCGAGAACTAC GTTCAGGAACTGCTAGAAAAAGCATCAAATCCTAAA ATTCTGTCTTTGTGTCCTGAGATCAAATGGCACTTTATTGGCCACCTACAGAAACAAAATGTCAACAAATTGATGG CTGTCCCCAATCTCTTCATGCTGGAAACAGTGGATTCTGTGAAGTTGGCAGACAAAGTGAACAGTTCCTGGCAGAAAAAAGGTTCTCCTGAAAGGTTAAAGGTTATGGTCCAGATTAACACCAGCGGAGAAGAGA GTAAACATGGCCTCCCACCTTCAGAGACCATAGCCATCGTGGAGCACATAAACGCCAAGTGTCCTAACCTGGAGTTTGTGGGGCTGATGACCATAGGAAGCTTTGGGCATGATCTTAGTCAAGGACCAAATCCAGACTTCCAG CTATTATTGTCCCTCCGGGAGGAGCTGTGTAAAAAGCTGAACATCCCTGCTGACCAGGTTGAGCTGAGCATGGGCATGTCCGTGGATTTCCAGCATGCG ATTGAAGTAGGATCTACAAATGTCCGAATAGGAAGCATGATTTTTGGAGAGCGGGATTACTCAAAGAAACCCGCCCCGGACAAGTGCGCAGCAGATGTGAAGGCCCCGCTGGAGGTGGCACAGGAGCACTGA